The Streptomyces rubradiris genome contains the following window.
GCCTGGAACCGGGCGGAGGCGGCGCTCTTCACGGACTTCGGCGCGCTGCCGGCCGAGCGCCGCAACATGCTGTGGGTCATTTTCGGCTGGCGGCCCGCGCGTTCCCTGATGACGGACTGGGAGGCCCAGGCCACGCAGGTGCTCGCCCAGTTCCGGATGCGCGCCGACGAGGAGCCCGCGGACCCCCGCTACGCGGAGGTGGTGGCCGATCTGCTGGCCCACACACCCGACTTCGCCCGTTTCTGGCAGCGGCACGACGTCGCCGACTACCGGACCGTGTACAAGGACTTCGCGCACCCGAGGGTGGGCCGGCTCACCCTGCGCCAGTCGAAGCTGATCGCCGCGGACGACCCGCGCGTGCACCTGCTGGCCCGTTTCCCGGCCGACGAGGCGACGAAGGACGCGCTCGCGCGACTCGGTTGAGGCGAGGCCCGGTCCGCCGAGGCCGTGACACGGGGCCGACGGGCGGTCCTGGCTCACTGCTCCTGCTGGAACTCCCGGATGGGGCAGCCGACATGGCGCTGGTCGGTGAGCGCGTAGCCGAGGATGACGTCGCCGGGCTTGAGTTCGGTGATGTTGTGGACGCTGCCGCCGGGGCCGAGTACCCGCACGTGCCAGTCGTCCTGGGCGATCAC
Protein-coding sequences here:
- a CDS encoding helix-turn-helix transcriptional regulator, with translation MAAMRDLGDTGRRTLGAFVRSRRERLSPEDVGISDFSRRRTPGLRREEVASLSGVSLSWYTWLEQGRDIKVSRQVLASLARALRLSAPEIRHLYRLSNELPPDLGEVRGCPGRNEQLQALLDALQPNPAMLLDHHWDVVAWNRAEAALFTDFGALPAERRNMLWVIFGWRPARSLMTDWEAQATQVLAQFRMRADEEPADPRYAEVVADLLAHTPDFARFWQRHDVADYRTVYKDFAHPRVGRLTLRQSKLIAADDPRVHLLARFPADEATKDALARLG